The Phoenix dactylifera cultivar Barhee BC4 chromosome 12, palm_55x_up_171113_PBpolish2nd_filt_p, whole genome shotgun sequence genome includes the window TAAAATAAAGTTATAAATAATAAGAATTCTAGAAAAGGTAAGGTTCTACTGTCATTCATCAAATTTTCGTTATCCACGAATTATGGTACATGTCATGGGCGGAATGTAGAATCTCTTTGCTTTCACTCCCCCCATTCCAGTTTTTCTATTCTCCTTTTCCAAAATCATGGCGTATACCCTCTATTTATACTAGGGAGATCACCATTAGTTGAATCGAATTCTTCTTCTAGCTAAAGGAGTAGAAAGTACAAGTTTTCTACTATTCTATAGAGTTGCATCTCTTTATTTATGTTGGATCCTCTCCTAGTTAGAAGAGAATGAAACTTCCCTCCTTTTGTGTTAGTGAAGTCTAGTCCAAGTTTATAGGATGAAACTTTCCTCCTATTTTAAAGATTCTCAAAGTTGGCAGAAGTTAGATCTTCATTCCTACATCAACTTCATCCCTATTGTGTCGCCAAATTCTTTCCAAATTAGAAGTTATGGCATCTTGAAATTTTAGTACTTGATTGAGTCTTGGATGTAGCGGATCTCTTGAAGCTTGTCTTGACTCATCCAAAGTGGCCGGATTAGTCCAGATGAGTAAGATAATCCTCCTAGATTAGAGCTCCTTCCATTTAGGAAATTTAACTCCTTTTAAATTAAAACTCAACATTTTAGTTTGCTAGTTTGAGTTCATCCTCTACTATGAAGTATCCGCCTCTTTCAGCTTTGATAGAATAAACTTACCCCCAAATGTTGGAGAATTTGTGACAGGAGTTGCATGTATTGAAGTTGAAGGCATCAGTTGAGCCACAAGCTCTATGAGATACAATTTTCTCCTTAATTGAATGAGGTAATACTTTGTCATTATCCATCAAGGTAGAAGCCATCCTCCCCTTTGTCTTTTATGTACCCAAAAGCTATTGTCCTATTTGCTTATATTGCTCATGTGTCTGGACTATATACTAGGGCTCAGGATCAGCCTTTAATACCAACTTGATCTGAtcatgaaagaaagaaattccttCAACGTGCTCCACTCAAAGCTCTTtaataaaatagtaaaaaataAGAATTTTAGAGAGTGAGGCTCTAGGCTCTTTATTTTCGTTAATTTGTGAAGATCAACAAATTATGGATGGAAAGTAGAATCTGTGCTCTCTGCTTTCACCCCCTCTATGGGGTTTTGGTGGGTGGAAAGTAGAGTTTATGCTTTTTGCTTGTACCCCTATTCTCTTTCTTCTATTCTCTTTCTCCAAATCATGACATATGCCTTTTATTTACACTAGTGCGGTCCTTGTCCGAGTTGAATTCTTCTTTTAGCTAAAAAGAGGAGAAGGTACAATTTCTCTACTATTCTATAGATGTGCACTCTCTTTAGTTGAGTTGAATTCCTCTCCTAGTTAGACAAGGATGAAACTTTCCTCTTTTTATGATAATGAGGCCCAATCTAAATTGGATTGGATTCCTCTCCTAATTAAAAGAGAATACAAATTAgaacaataataaaatattttattttttttcaaaagctaGATCTTGATCCCTACATCACGTGATGTGTTGTCAAATTCTTCCTAGATTAAAAGTTATGGCTTCTCAAAATTTTGGTACTTAATTGAGTCCTGGATAAAGCAAATCTCTCGACGCTTGTCTAGAATCACTTGAAGTGGCCAGGTTGGCCTACAATGGCTTAGATGAGCCTTGTGAATCACTTTGCAATAATCATTTATATTTTGTAAAATAATTGACATAAAGTAATGTGTTTTCAAATAGCTTTATGTACTTCTGATTGAATTTAACAACAATATATACCTCTCTTAATACGTAAAGTTACAAAACGATTAAATTCAAAATATAATCAATGGATAAAAAATATCAATCATGAGATGCttgtaaataaatttgaatttATTGTATGAGGTCGTTTTCTCCAAATCATCATGGGAGAGCATTGTTAGGGCTGTAAAGGTCAGTGGACTCAAAGAATGAGCAAACAGGATATATCCACAAAGAGGCATAGTTATAGAAGCCTCAAAATATAAATACATTCAATCTTTtatccaaggaattaatcatAAAATATTGTGAAAGCATCAACTATAATTTCTAATTTCTCCCAGTTCTGTTTCCTAGATCCTAAGATCAGTATATTCATTTATTGGACTCTTTATTTTTGATTCTATCTAGCATAGTTCACACATACTTCTACTTCTCACAAATTCTAAATTCTCAACTTTTGTATATTGCACATCAATCTTAAATCCAAATAATCCAAGCTTTGTACAAGTACTCTTTGGATATAATAAATTGCAATAGAGAACAATGATCTTTATTTGCTATAGAGATATTCACCTTTTGAAAGTGAAAAGaaataagggaaaaaaaagTATACAAGGTGCAATTTTGCTATCACTTACTcatgaaattattattatttatctcAAAAAGATAGATAGGTAATGTTTAACAATGGTCGTAAGCCATCTTTTGGAAGACGGCCTAAGTCAAGGAGAAGCAtacgcacacatgcatacacacaaagagagatagagagagaagtgGAAGAGTTGGAGAGAGAGTTGATTGATTGGGCTTTTTTTATCTAGAATATGAGGGATTGAGCTGGAAGGTTTGGTGCTAGAGCATGGTTGTAGGGAGGCAAGAGTTGCAACACTAAAGCAATTTCAAGTTTCAAAATCTAGAACAAATATATGGAAGGAAGCCAAATATGAGCTATAGATTTTCTTCTGTTTAGTGCCTGCGGAAGCAAACCTACATAAGAAGGATGGGATGTGAcatccaaaactgaaaaactAGAGAGTATTTACTTTTTATTCATGAGGTTGCCAAAATTGAGGTTCAAGTGTGCTCCGTAGGTGACATGGTCATGCGGATTCGCATGGAGAGGGGCCCACTCACCTACAGATAGATGGTTAGTGCTAGGGGGCAAGAACCTGGTGTATATATTTTTCCAAAAACGGTAATCCCCCTCTATTTTCATCTCGACATGAAAAGTCAGAGCGACTGAAAGACTCATAAGGTTATAGTGCGGGATCAGTTCAATTTGAATAGTTATATAATCTAATTTACTTCAAATAAAGACAAAAGGGAATCCATGGTGACAGAGAAAGATGAAGCAAAGAAAGTGCATAGCATGGCACCCCGTAACAATGGAATTGAGCTTGGCCCTGTCTCGGCCTTAATAAGCAGTTGAATCCTTTGCATGAGGAAGTCACCTCAGTCACAGCCCGCGCACCTCCCTCCTGCACCCCCCCCCCATCTGTCCTTGCTTTTCGTCTTTTGTTTTAGTGTCGAATCATATCTTCATCTCATATGTTCCTTAGATCCATAAAACTGTCTCTAATAAGAATAAATTGTTGTGTTTTAAGTTTTTTCATTAACATCTGTGACATGGTTTTATGTTTCAGCCAGAAATCTAGAAACAAAACTTAACAATTTCAGTCTGAATCAATCTAAAACTGTGGTAGGTTGGAGATTTagtaaaatcaatttatgggtAAAATATAGCATATGTTGGCAATTTGTGATTGTTTGggttattttctcttttctttaaatTTCAGGAAGCATGTTGTCAAAATTAAAGTCTGAATTTTTCCCCTTCTGAGAAGATTTGGAAGCAACATGATGTTTAGTTCTTAAGAAATTCAGAGAAGTAACTAATTGTCATGATTCAGCTATTCTAGTGTCAAATATCAATCATTTTGACTTTCATTTCTTGGATTCTCATCAAAGAATGATCTGAAGTATTGCATTATCAAATAGCATAAAGTTGATTTTAACCTATTACTTCTAAAGTAACATTTTTTTTGACTGTCTTAGCATGAAGTCAATGAAGAAAATGCTGAGGTATCTCGAACAATTAATAGAATAAAAGGATTTCTAgtctattttctttatttttttggatttttcataatttaagttttatttttGAACCAAATTTTTTGATTGAAACTAGAGTGGAACTGCCAAAATCATTTAAAGCATCCAAAATAAAACTCATTTGGCCAAACAGAAAGTAAAACCATGATTGACTTTCCAACCCTTGTTGTAATCTGATTAAAAATTGCGTACTGACATGTGATGACATAATTCCAGATCTTCTCAGCTTTGCTCTTTTTCTAATCAGGATATGGTAAATTAATATTAGACCAATAATTTTAACATGTCTACCTTTTagataataaatttattttatgtgtTGAAGTAGTGCTTTTAATTGGAAAAGAGATTTAAGGAATGTGTCAGAAGCACCAGGCTTTTGTTCTGCTTGTATTGAAATTTCTTTTTGCTTTTCTGTCTAAGATTTCCACTCCTtttcaaaataattaaaattctcaaggcatataatataatatacatgCAGACAAATACTTTACTGGTTTTATGGTCATAATTTATGCATTCAGCTAGATATCCTTTTTGCACAAAAGCACTTGCACCTTTGGTCTTTGCAGTATGTAAGTCGATAATGCAATGGATATTTTTCCATAGTTGTCGCTAACTCACTATAGCTGCTTTATTCTTTTTGTAGGTCTTACATCCAAAGAATCCATTTGCCCCGACTTTGCATTTCAACTATCGGTACTTTGAGACTGATGCGCCTAAAGGTAAACATTTGAAATATATCTTTTCTATTGTAACCATATATTTTGCAATTTCTTGACCAGttgcatttttttattcttcttttgaaACAATGTTTTGGCAGGCATTTCattgacttctttttttttctttacttttttttaaatataacaaGTATGCGATGTGAGTGGAAAAGTATTATCTATGAGATTGTGTCGGTTAGTCCATGTTAGTTGGATTTTTAtggaaattgattttgaaagagACATGGCCAACAAAAAGTTGTCCCATTGAACCTATAAATTACGCCCAACCCCACAAAATTGAAACAACAGGGCTTTTGTTCATAATGCAACCGGCCATGGCTTCAATTTCTCTCTTTATTCAAGGCCTACAATCTGTCATTGAAATGGATTATGCTGCTTTACTTCATTAAGAAATTTTGATGTccgaaaaatacaaacctttctgGTCTAAATATTTATAGACATTTCAACTAAACCAGGTCGCCAACTTACTGATGTGTCTCTTCTCTGTTTCCTACCTTTTTGCTGTTTTTTCTGAAAAGAGACTAAAAAAGATGATCTGCGAAATCCATCATACCAATGCAAGATCAAGTTACACTGTAACATGCAACCGTTCCTATAGACAACAAATGTGCAATTAAGAAGACAGGAAGCTGTGAGGAAACTGCAAAACAACAATGCATGTGGTAAAGTACAAGCTCAAGATATGCAAAAAGTAGCGCAAAAGACAACAGAATTGACCAGCTTCAATCCACTAAATTCAAATTGATATAAGTTTTCTGCCACAgtgatttaaaattattatgttCTAGACAGTTCATAAATTGTGACATGTGGCAGCAGATGCTCTCGGTGCACCTAGGCAATGGTGGTTTGGCGTGGCACTGATTTGACTCCTGCCTATATCTTTGAGGAAGATGTAAAGCATTTTCATATGGTATGTGTATGAAAGCAGGCAATTTAAAGTTCTCTTGAACTTTATATGATACTTTTCTATGAGGTTCCGAttttagaagagaaaaatagGCTATATTATATGTTTGCCTCCTTTTCATTTGACCTATTTAACATGTATGTTCtgtaaaattttggaagataatTGAGTTTAGGTTTAGTTTTGCTCCTCTTTTAACTGGTTAATTAAATGGAGTTTGCAGATTAGCTTGGTTTCCTATTCCTTTCTCATCAGTCTGTAGTTTCTGGTAATTGTGATTTCTAAAATCTGTTGagcaagagaaaaggagggaccACTCTTGATTAACTTATTTGATTCAATTGATTGTCCCTCCTTTCATCTCTTAACCCTAATTAGCCCATGTTTATATATGATTTCTGGAATTCAAGTTGCTCATAAATTTCAATCTTGAAAGCAATTTTGAACCTAGGCATATCACTGGTGTTAAATTTCCATAATTTGTGAGTCAAATTGATCATAGATGAGTCATATTTTATGGATTATTATCATCAAATGAAGTTAAAGATTTTTCTATGTTTGCAAGATTGTGTTGGACATGCAAAAGGCTTGCCTCCAGATCTCCAGTTTCCTTTCCTTTATATTAGTACTTTATGAGCTAATTATGTAGAGGTTATTATTCTCCCATCTTTCTTGCGTTCGGGACTTGTAACAAAGTTATGTTACATGCTTGAGCTAATTTGTGTTATAATCTCCCTGGAAGTGGTTTTCCAATGTCCTCATCCTTCTCATcttccccctccctcctttgtcCGATCCAAGATTTTTGACCTTTTCTTAGAAAATGATGACGAATACCATTGAATTATATAAGCTTGATGATCTCGATTTATGATCAAGAAAGTTTGACATTATATTGTTTTTTTCTCCTTgtagattcaaaaacaagcaTGTGATAAATTTGATCCAAGTTTCTATCCTAGGTTCAAAAAGTGGTGTGATGATTACTTCTTTATCAAGGTATGTTCATCCTCTCAATTTTTCATTCAGAAATATGCTTGTTCTACTTTTTCAAATCCAACTTGTTTGATTGATAAAATCAATGTTCTTAATGATATCTCGTGCTTTCCTTGTATTAAACTTTATGTGTAATTAATGGGTGCcttttttgtcttctttttctgAAAGGAAATTACTCATTTTTAGTAAAGCAATGGctgaataaaatataatttagcaTAAATTGTAATTTCTCAATTGTTATACGATGATTTCTTAACTTTCCATATAGAAATAGGCAGACTATAAATGACATCTCTTATGTCTGTGACACCAAACAGATATTAAACGCATGGAATTGGGATATAGATGGAATATAATGAAATGGAGCAACTTTGAGGTTCCCAAAGAAATAAGACTTCTCGCTGGGCAAACTGTATTAACTATAGTCCAGGTTCTCTATGTTGattgataaaataaaattaataattgaTATACTAATAGCTgcttttatcttcttcttcctcgaaTTTCTATCTTAAAAGCTTTCTGGAAATGGTGCAAAGTGCATTTTTGACCAATTGATGGTAAtggttatttcttttttttaaacagATAGCAATGGTTTCAATGAGTTTATTTATCATAAGATTTGATGTTGCATAACATCACATTATACAATTATTCTGTTAGCTATCATATTATGAAGTTGGTGGATTGTTTTTGTTGAAGAATAATTATTCCAATGATATCCTAGGTTAAGGTCGCCCAAGGTTTAAAAACTGCCTTAAATTGTGCAAATATTGTGATTTTATTTCTTGGCTGTCTGCTTCTTGGAAAAATTTATAGTCAGCTTATGAGGATCATAACAGCTGGTGGGTTACGATCTTCCTCTTAAGTGGGGAGATGTATGACAAGCTAATACACTtttcaggactcttattttAAAGGGagaaattgaaaaaataaaaaaagaaaataaaaagacagATTGATTGAACATGTTGTAAAGGAAGTctttcttctaattgttgtttgatgctCTCTGCAGCACCGTGGTGAGCGGCGTGGGCTTGGTGGAATATTTTTTGATGACCTTAATGACTATGATCAAGAGATGCTTCTTGCCTTCTCTACTGGTAATTCCTAGGATAGATGATGATGTGCCTTGTGTTTAAATGCACTGAAGACATAATTAAGGTATTCTTTCTTAAAATATCAGATATTCGGCAAACTTTAATATAAAATAGGCCTCGTGTCCAGGGTATGCCTGGTGTTCTTTTTAATTAAGATGGTCTTTGTCCCAGCTGCAAGTTTGGTTTGGACAGGTTGCACTCAGCCAGGGCTTTTATTTACTGAAAACAAGAACAGCTCAAATGCAAAACTAGAATATGCTTAAAAACCTCTGTTATCGAGCTTGAATACGAAATCAAAGGAATTGTGCAGAACAAACTCGAGGCATCATTGTGCTAAGGAGCTCTGCAATGAAATACTTAGCTTTCTAGATCGTGTAATTTAAAGGCATGGTGATAATCTTACATTCATGTAATTtcacagcaaaaaaaaaaaaaaagaacagttGTTTTGCTCATCACGCATTTGCTTACTCTTTCCAGAGTGCACAAAATCTGTTGTTCCAGCATATATACCAAACATAGGATGGAGAAAGGACATGGCTTTTACAGAACAACACAAGGCATGGCAACAATTACGAAGGGGGCGCTACGTGGAATTCAATCTGGTAAGcttaggaagtttaagaaatttagattctcaatttttttttttgagattttgcTTTGACTGAATATTTACTTAATCATGAAGGTCTACGAGCGTGGAACAACATTTGGACTAAAGACAGGAGGCCGGATCGAGAGTATTCTTGTTTCTCTCCCACTAACAGCTCGTTGGGAATATGATCATGTAAACTTCTATCAACCTTTCATTTTGATTATTCTACCGACCTTTCATTTTAACTATTTTCTTCCAATGTTGGGAACCTGATTGAATGTGTTACTCTGCAGCAAccagaagaaggaagtgaagaatGGAAACTTCTAGATGCATGCATTAATCCAAGAGAATGGATATGACAAGGTAAGAAGTCAGAGTGTATTGTTACAGTTGGAGCTGACCGCTTCCTGTTTTGTAGTTAGGAAGTTGTCCATCAAGATTTCTTGTATGTAAtaagaaataagaaaagttACTGCAAGTTCTTTGCTGAAAATGCAGTAAACATCACAATTTATCTGAGTTTGATTCAATCATTTAATAAATTCGATCGGTCATTTGGTGCGCTGTCATCTTGGAGATGAGATCATGGGATTCTCTTCGGGGCAACTGCTTATGAATAGTGGTAACCCTTTTAGTAatctgtcttcttcttcttcttcttctttttcccggAGAGATTTAAGACCACCCATAGTACAAAGGAGATTTCAACCGGTGCCCGACCTGCCCGATCTAGATCGAGTCAAGCTTGCAAAATGGGGTGTCTGACCTAGATCAAGTCAAGCTTGCAAAATTGGGGCTGTTTTTGATCAATAGTCGAAACCAGGGTCGATACCTTGCAAAATTGAACTCTCATCTCTTGCTTAGATTAGCAAAAGGAGTTATCATTGGAACCAATACTCAAGTGTTGAAATATCTATTTGATATTGATGATTATGAGATTAATATGTGGTTGGGCATGAGTTGGTATGGATTATAAAGGATTATCCTTGATCCGAAAGAAAGACTAGTCATCCTTGAAAAAGATACTTGACTAGTGCCTTCGAAGTTGACTGGTTGACTCATTTGTTTAACTTAAATTACTTTGacattaatatattaaatatcacTCTATCATTATCATAATACATAtagataataatatatatttatttcaaatagttttcataagaatatattatataataattataataatattattataatacttTAACCACTATTGTTATGATCATGTATGCTAATACCGAAATTATTGTCATCATGATTCTCAGTATACTTTATACAAACATttcaatatttatattataatattttttataattattttaattataataaCCTACTTAGATCAAAAGCTATTTAGTGTCGGAATTAGGTCGCAATGCACGCGGACCCGGACCCTGTCGAACAGAGTCAATCCTCTCCGTTATAATTTTTCGGTAGGCAGGATCTAACTCCGGCTTCGCTTTGCGACTCGAGACTcgagaggagggagggaaggggggacagagagcgagagagagagatgggatcTCATCGAACGGCGGTAGGCGTGGGGGGGTGGGTGTTAGGGCTGGCGCTGGCGTCGGCGTCGTGGTGTCTTGCCGTGGAAGcggatggaggaggaggaggaggaggaggaggaggggcgaaAGGGCGGTTGCTGCTGGGCTTCAGGGAGACGCAGGGGAACGCTTCCTTTCAGTGCTCTCCCTCCGGCCCCTGCCTCCCCTGCCAGTACTCCGAAAAGGTAAACACAAACCTTTCTCATTAGATTAATTCCATGCGTGTATGCATGTACGTATACTATAAgcatttctttccttctttcttttcaggTTTTCGATGTTACAAATCAAAATTTGGGa containing:
- the LOC103720941 gene encoding LOW QUALITY PROTEIN: oxygen-dependent coproporphyrinogen-III oxidase, chloroplastic-like (The sequence of the model RefSeq protein was modified relative to this genomic sequence to represent the inferred CDS: inserted 1 base in 1 codon) — translated: MPAAASAPLLFTPSSAPQTLKPRPLLPFQTLITRRSGSLCAPPHPRLARGLSVCAAVAIEKETPENERPETFLRADDDPSSSSSSSASASAAPPSVRARFERMIREAQDEVCAAIEAADGGGRFKEDVWSRPGGGGGISRVLQDGGVWEKAGVNVSVVYGVMPPEAYRAAKGEPGAGGGDSSVKARPVPFFAAGIISVLHPKNPFAPTLHFNYRYFETDAPKDALGAPRQWWFGXGTDLTPAYIFEEDVKHFHMIQKQACDKFDPSFYPRFKKWCDDYFFIKHRGERRGLGGIFFDDLNDYDQEMLLAFSTECTKSVVPAYIPNIGWRKDMAFTEQHKAWQQLRRGRYVEFNLVYERGTTFGLKTGGRIESILVSLPLTARWEYDHQPEEGSEEWKLLDACINPREWI